One window of the Eucalyptus grandis isolate ANBG69807.140 chromosome 6, ASM1654582v1, whole genome shotgun sequence genome contains the following:
- the LOC104452251 gene encoding pathogenesis-related protein 5, whose translation MEEARNLEKMQPLAGGSEAVAAAWFVELERAQLEHFDATYISTLPIHTLLSRSTVVAEQVTFNFLNRCPFSIWPAMAPNTGQPVIAEGGFYLQWASRKLVSVPPGWKGRIWARTGCSFASNRPPTCETGDCGQLRCRGLIGTPPATLVQVWLHADEAKPSFYNISLVDGFNLPISVQTRPTQPECEIPGCSKPLNGLCPEELQVMNGKGKVVACKSACLAFNTDEYCCRNEYATPDKCKPSVYSRLFKDACPGYYSHPYDSPRPQVSCASKEFEIIFCPNFWGVEQVPGWNYADY comes from the exons ATGGAAGAAGCACGCAATCTCGAGAAAATGCAACCATTAGCCGGTGGATCGGAGGCTGTGGCAGCGGCGTGGTTCGTCGAACTAGAGAGAGCACAGCTAGAA CATTTTGATGCTACATACATAAGTACTTTGCCAATTCATACTCTACTTTCGA GGAGTACTGTAGTGGCAGAACAAGTCACCTTCAATTTTCTCAACAGATGCCCATTTTCCATATGGCCGGCCATGGCTCCCAACACGGGCCAACCGGTGATCGCGGAAGGAGGCTTTTACCTCCAGTGGGCATCCAGAAAACTCGTCTCGGTCCCGCCAGGGTGGAAAGGGCGGATCTGGGCCCGCACTGGGTGTAGTTTCGCGTCGAACAGACCGCCAACCTGCGAGACCGGGGACTGCGGGCAGCTCCGTTGCCGTGGGCTCATCGGGACCCCTCCTGCCACGCTGGTCCAGGTCTGGCTCCACGCGGATGAGGCCAAGCCGAGCTTCTATAACATCAGCCTGGTCGACGGGTTCAACCTTCCAATCTCGGTCCAGACGAGGCCCACGCAGCCCGAGTGCGAAATCCCGGGGTGCTCGAAGCCGTTGAACGGCCTGTGCCCTGAGGAGTTGCAAGTGATGAATGGGAAAGGGAAGGTTGTGGCTTGCAAGAGCGCCTGTTTGGCCTTCAACACCGACGAGTACTGTTGCCGGAACGAGTACGCGACACCGGACAAGTGCAAGCCCAGCGTGTATTCCAGGCTTTTTAAGGATGCCTGTCCAGGTTACTACAGCCATCCCTACGACTCGCCCCGGCCGCAGGTTAGCTGCGCGTCCAAGGAGTTTGAGATTATCTTTTGTCCAAACTTTTGGGGTGTTGAGCAAGTGCCAGGGTGGAATTATGCCGACTACTGA